A single window of Anopheles moucheti chromosome 2, idAnoMoucSN_F20_07, whole genome shotgun sequence DNA harbors:
- the LOC128296779 gene encoding aarF domain-containing kinase 1, with amino-acid sequence MSLRKVLKYGIFGSAVLGTGLSLHANDYDLNSVGIVRLGRAGATVFDIATTYKANLYSREWADKNSREYLQLKSDTHRAAAEKLLELCRTNRGVYIKVGQHIGALEYLLPPEYVNTMKVLHSNAPQNPVEDLYRVIRQDLRVDPSELFESFDPEPLGTASLAQVHRATLRDGREVAVKVQHPYVKGNSTVDIKTMEVLVKLVAWAFPDFKFQWLVDESKRNLPVELDFANEGRNAEKVKEMFRHYRWLKIPGVIWEYTTPRVLMMEYTKGGQVNDREYIQREKLDPYDIANKIGQLYSNMIFLKGFVHSDPHPGNILVRRSEQNGGTEIVLLDHGLYAELTEKFRYNYSKLWLSILRVDQAGMKKYAQALGVEGSMWGLFACMVTGRPWNSVIHGVDKVKQDDAEKELIQTEGKLVLPHISDVLEKVDRQMLLVLKTNDLIRGIETTLRTQNRMTAFWVMSKCCVKSIGSQEYLSAANTWSKLATCLQEQWCILKLNLYYLYRGIVSLHLLSALKMIF; translated from the exons ATGTCCCTCCGAAAGGTTCTAAAGTATGGAATCTTCGGTAGTGCCGTGCTCGGGACGGGGCTTAGTTTACACGCGAACGATTATGACCTCAACTCGGTCGGCATCGTGCGGCTTGGGCGTGCCGGTGCGACCGTATTCGATATCGCCACCACCTACAAAGCGAACCTGTACAGCCGCGAATGGGCGGACAAGAACTCGCGCGAGTATCTGCAGCTGAAAAGTGACACCCATCGTGCGGCTGCGGAAAAGCTGCTCGAGCTGTGCCGCACGAACCGTGGCGTGTACATCAAGGTGGGTCAACATATAGGGGCGCTCGAGTATCTGCTGCCGCCGGAGTACGTCAACACGATGAAGGTGCTGCACAGCAATGCGCCGCAAAATCCGGTCGAGGATCTTTATCGCGTCATACGGCAAGATTTGCGCGTCGATCCGAGCGAACTGTTCGAATCGTTCGATCCGGAACCGCTCGGAACGGCCTCGCTCGCGCAGGTACACCGGGCGACGTTGCGAGACGGACGAGAAGTTGCGGTCAAGGTGCAACACCCCTACGTGAAGGGTAACTCCACCGTGGACATCAAAACGATGGAAGTGCTGGTGAAGTTGGTCGCGTGGGCCTTTCCCGACTTTAAGTTCCAGTGGTTGGTGGACGAATCGAAGCGCAACCTGCCGGTCGAGCTGGACTTTGCCAACGAGGGGCGCAATGCGGAAAAGGTGAAGGAAATGTTCCGCCACTACCGGTGGCTAAAGATACCGGGCGTGATCTGGGAGTACACGACACCGCGCGTACTCATGATGGAGTACACGAAGGGTGGCCAGGTGAACGATCGCGAGTACATACAGCGGGAAAAGCTCGATCCGTACGATATCGCGAACAAGATCGGTCAGCTGTACTCGAACATGATCTTTCTGAAGGGTTTCGTGCACAGCGATCCGCACCCGGGAAACATTCTCGTTCGCCGTAGCGAGCAGAACGGTGGGACGGAGATTGTGCTGCTGGATCACGGGCTGTACGCGGAGCTAACCGAGAAGTTCCGGTACAACTATTCGAAGCTGTGGTTAAGCATTCTTCGCGTTGATCAGGCGGGCATGAAGAAGTACGCACAGGCACTGGGCGTTGAGGGTAGCATGTGGGGATTGTTTGCCTGTATGGTCACCGGGCGACCCTGGAACTCGGTCATTCACGGTGTGGATAAGGTGAAGCAGGACGATGCTGAG AAAGAATTGATCCAAACCGAGGGCAAACTGGTACTGCCACACATTTCCGACGTGCTCGAAAAAGTCGACCGCCagatgctgctggtgttgaaaACGAACGATCTAATACGGGGCATTGAAACGACGCTGCGCACACAGAACCGTATGACCGCGTTCTGGGTGATGTCCAAGTGTTGCGTGAAAAGCATCGGCAGCCAGGAATATCTCAGTGCGGCGAATACGTGGAGCAAACTGGCCACCTGTCTGCAGGAACAATGGTGCATACTGAAGCTAAACCTTTACTACCTGTACCGGGGGATCGTGTCGCTTCATTTGCTGTCCGCGTTGAAGATGATCTTCTGA